A region from the Rosa rugosa chromosome 6, drRosRugo1.1, whole genome shotgun sequence genome encodes:
- the LOC133715243 gene encoding CRS2-associated factor 1, mitochondrial, with protein sequence MFLTKLSRQNPNPLALISTRHLSTLHDRYSFKPPPSLSPNPQDHPNPNCNPNPNPNFKKKQKPRYRPPSSLDREDQEPIHSDLPFDFRYSYTESSPEARPIGLREPKYSPFGPGRLDRPWIGVCAPAVDPKVRSVEGTEEEDLKLEEERRRRREAVQGEPLSSAERKILVEKCQRGKTKKQINLGRDGLTHNMLNDIHNHWKHEEAVRIKCQGVPTVDMRNVCTQLEDKTFGKIICRHGSLIILFRGRNYNPKKRPVIPLMLWKPHEPKYPKLIKTTIDGLSIEETKEMRKRGLVVPALTKLARNGYYGNLVPMVRDAFLSSELVRIDCQGLEKSDYKKIGCKLRELVPCILVTFDKEQIVVWKGKDYKPVEDAYFLPERELFDSPESDVVSGAERWDSSDDNSSQTEYYSGDDE encoded by the exons ATGTTCCTCACCAAGCTCTCCCGCCAAAACCCAAACCCACTCGCCCTCATTTCCACGCGCCACCTCTCCACCCTCCACGACCGCTACTCCTTCAAACCCCCACCCTCCCTTTCCCCGAACCCCCAAGACCACCCCAACCCCAACtgtaaccctaaccctaaccctaatttcaagaagaagcagaagcccCGCTACCGTCCGCCGTCGTCTCTCGATCGCGAGGATCAGGAGCCGATACATTCCGATTTGCCGTTTGATTTCAGGTACAGCTACACCGAGAGCAGCCCGGAAGCGCGGCCCATTGGGCTGCGGGAGCCCAAGTACTCGCCTTTTGGGCCGGGGCGGTTGGACCGGCCGTGGATCGGGGTCTGTGCCCCGGCCGTGGACCCGAAGGTGAGGTCCGTGGAGGGAACGGAGGAGGAGGACCTGAAGTtggaggaggagaggaggaggaggagagaagcGGTGCAGGGAGAGCCGCTCAGTTCGGCTGAGAGGAAAATTTTGGTGGAGAAATGTCAGAGAGGGAAAACCAAGAAGCAAATCAATTTGG GGAGGGATGGGTTGACTCACAATATGCTGAATGATATTCATAACCATTGGAAACATGAAGAAGCAGTGAGGATAAAATGTCAAGGTGTTCCGACTGTTGACATGAGAAATGTTTGCACCCAGCTCGAG GACAAAACCTTTGGAAAGATCATCTGTAGGCATGGTAGTCTAATCATATTGTTCAGAGGCAGGAACTATAATCCCAAGAAGAGGCCTGTGATTCCATTAATGTTGTGGAAGCCACATGAGCCAAAATATCCCAAACTGATCAAAACTACGATTGATGGGCTAAGCATCGAGGAAACAAAGGAAATGAGGAAGAGAGGATTAGTTGTCCCTGCTTTAACAAAACTTG CCAGGAATGGTTACTATGGTAATCTGGTACCGATGGTTAGAGATGCGTTTCTCTCCTCTGAGCTGGTGCGGATAGACTGCCAGGGTCTTGAGAAGAGTGATTACAAGAAAATAGGCTGCAAACTTCGG GAGCTCGTGCCTTGTATCCTGGTGACATTTGATAAGGAACAGATTGTGGTTTGGAAGGGCAAGGACTATAAGCCTGTAGAGGATGCCTACTTCCTTCCAGAACGAGAACTGTTTGATAGTCCAGAAAGTGATGTGGTTTCTGGTGCAGAGCGGTGGGATAGCTCAGATGACAATAGTAGCCAAACTGAGTACTACTCTGGTGACGATGAGTAG
- the LOC133716624 gene encoding uncharacterized mitochondrial protein AtMg00810-like: protein MSNNITNISRPTLRGRPLTEDGNIHHNIQNAVGCKWVFRIKRKSDNYVERYKARLVAKGFHQQQDIDYDETFSPVIKLVTIRTVITIVVSRSWPLRQLDVKNAFLHGILKEDVFMIQNLTMSSIADSSLFIYRHGPHIIYFLLYLDDIVVTGSDDRLLQSFIWCLGRGFDIKDLGPLHYFLGLQVTTHQHGLHINQLKYAHDILSKHDFLFSKPVSTPMSAKTALTTTDGPLLENPTIFWELVGSLQYLTITRPDITFVVNMVFQFMSKPRAPHLVAAKRILRYVKGTIGHGLLFTPQRQPVTLSAYSDPDWAGCPTTRRSTSGYLVYLGSDLISWCSKKHPTIACSSAESEYHSHAHACADTMWLGYLLYEFGAHIQFPVLLHCDNLSTAYMASNPIFHAHTKHIELDYHYLREKIAIGSHRANLCVQDPQV, encoded by the exons ATGTCTAACAATATTACGAACATCTCCCGTCCTACTCTGCGAGGAAGACCCCTCACGGAGGATGGAAACATCCATCACAAT attcaGAATGCAGTAGGTTGCAAATGGGTATTTCGCATAAAGAGGAAATCAGATAACTATGTTGAACGGTACAAGGCCCGACTTGTTGCCAAAGGCTTCCATCAACAACAAGATATCGATTATGATGAAACATTTAGTCCTGTTATTAAGCTTGTCACTATTCGAACTGTGATTACTATTGTTGTTTCAAGAAGTTGGCCACTCAGGCAATTAGATGTAAAGAATGCCTTCCTTCATGGCATTCTTAAGGAAGATGTCTTCATGATACAAAACCTCACCATGTCT AGTATTGCAGACTCATCCCTCTTTATTTATCGCCATGGGCCACATATTATCTATTTTCTATTATATCTTGATGACATTGTGGTGACTGGGAGTGATGACCGTCTCCTTCAGAGCTTTATATGGTGTCTTGGGAGAGGATTTGACATCAAGGACCTAGGTCCTCTTCATTATTTTCTTGGCTTACAGGTTACTACTCATCAACATGGGCTACACATCAATCAGCTTAAATACGCTCATGATATTCTTTCTAAGCATGATTTTTTATTTAGCAAGCCTGTCAGTACACCCATGTCTGCCAAGACTGCTCTTACTACTACTGATGGACCCCTGCTTGAAAATCCTACAATTTTTTGGGAATTGGTTGGCTCATTGCAGTACCTTACTATCACTCGTCCTGACATTACATTTGTAGTAAACATGGTTTTTCAGTTCATGAGTAAGCCACGTGCCCCACACCTAGTTGCTGCCAAACGCATTCTAAGATATGTTAAGGGTACTATTGGACATGGATTACTGTTTACACCACAACGCCAGCCTGTTACTCTCTCAGCTTATTCTGATCCTGATTGGGCTGGTTGTCCAACCACTAGGCGTTCCACTTCTGGCTATCTCGTGTACCTTGGCTCAGATCTCATATCTTGGTGCTCTAAAAAGCATCCCACCATAGCCTGCTCCAGTGCAGAGTCTGAATACCACTCCCATGCTCATGCTTGTGCTGACACAATGTGGTTAGGCTATCTTCTCTATGAATTTGGTGCTCATATTCAGTTTCCTGTGTTATTGCATTGTGATAATTTGAGCACAGCATACATGGCTTCCAATCCCATCTTTCATGCACATACAAAGCACATTGAACTTGACTATCACTATCTCCGGGAAAAAATTGCCATTGGGAGTCATAGG GCAAACTTGTGCGTCCAGGACCCTCAagtttga
- the LOC133715260 gene encoding lysophospholipid acyltransferase LPEAT2 has protein sequence MKNAAKTHHILQTDKVQKRKSPTFIHLPHYKVCQDSKKASIFLLLLLLIYIYIIPMPYTQTVTTTMGEAGLTLTAPLLSPPPPPPSDQPHLIVTVHDDDDDDHGNGNGNGNPFAFLGSGGFKVAVSTTADPFKNHTLKIGGVYEWLKIGVCFPIAIVRLVIFGVSLLIGFVATKLALLGWKDRQNPMPKWRCRIMWITRVCTRCILFAFGYHWIRRIGKPAPRATAPIVVSNHVSFIEPIFYFYELFPTIVASESHDSLPFVGTIIRAMQVIYVNRFSPSSRRQAVTEIKRKASCDRFPRVLLFPEGTTTNGRYLISFELGAFIPGYPIQPVIVRYPHVHFDQSWGHISLPRLMFRMFTQFHNFMEVEYLPVVSPLDNKKESAFHFAQRTSHAMAAALNVVQTSHSFGDLMLLMKAADSKSKQVRPSAYMVEMASVKSVLNISSMEAVDLLDRFLSMNPDPSGHVTYHDFLRVLRLKACTFSEEIFAFIDVDKNRAITFKQFLFGSAHVLKQRLFRQACALAFSECVSEDNIYVLEQQFGDTIRPAIPDLTENEIRELFNLFDTDLDGRISKDDFFTCLRRNPLLIALFSPCLLNKDFSEDGNRLVEEIV, from the exons ATGAAAAACGCAGCCAAAACCCACCACATATTACAGACAGACAAAGTCCAGAAGAGAAAGTCACCTACCTTTATTCATCTCCCCCATTACAAAGTCTGTCAAGACTCTaaaaaagcttcaatctttcttctcctcctcctccttatatatatatatatcattccAATGCCTTACACCCAAACAGTAACCACCACAATGGGCGAGGCCGGCCTCACCCTCACCGCGCCGctcctctctcctcctcctcctccgccgtcCGATCAACCCCACTTGATCGTCACCGTccacgacgacgacgacgacgaccaCGGCAACGGCAACGGCAACGGCAACCCGTTTGCGTTTCTCGGGTCGGGCGGGTTTAAGGTGGCCGTATCGACGACGGCGGATCCGTTCAAGAACCATACTTTGAAAATCGGAGGGGTTTACGAGTGGTTAAAGATCGGGGTTTGCTTCCCCATCGCGATTGTGAGGCTTGTGATATTTGGGGTTTCGTTGCTGATTGGGTTTGTGGCCACCAAATTGGCTCTGTTGGGATGGAAGGATAGGCAGAACCCTATGCCCAAGTGGAGGTGTAGGATCATGTGGATCACTAGGGTCTGTACCAGATGTATTCTCTTCGCCTTTGG TTACCATTGGATAAGACGGATAGGAAAACCTGCTCCAAGAGCAACCGCCCCAATTGTTGTATCTAATCATGTATCTTTTATAGAACCTATATTCTACTTTTATGAACTATTCCCTACGATTGTCGCATCTGAGTCCCATGATTCCCTACCTTTTGTTGGAACCATCATCAGAGCAATGCAG GTGATATATGTTAATAGGTTTTCACCATCATCAAGGAGGCAAGCTGTTACTGAAATAAAG AGAAAAGCTTCATGCGATAGATTTCCTCGAGTGCTCCTATTTCCTGAGGGAACCACAACCAACGGAAGATATCTCATTTCATTTGAACTTGGTGCATTCATCCCTGGTTACCCAATCCAACCAGTAATTGTACGCTATCCTCATGTGCACTTTGATCAATCCTG GGGGCACATTTCTTTGCCAAGGCTCATGTTTCGAATGTTCACGCAATTTCACAATTTCATGGAG GTAGAGTACCTTCCTGTTGTTTCACCTCTtgataacaagaaagaaagtGCTTTCCACTTTGCTCAGAGG ACTAGTCATGCTATGGCAGCTGCACTCAATGTTGTACAGACATCTCATTCTTTTGGAGACTTGATGCTTCTCATGAAAGCAGCTGATTCAAAATCGAAACAG GTGCGGCCCTCAGCTTACATGGTTGAAATGGCGAGTGTAAAATCT gtACTCAATATAAGCAGCATGGAAGCTGTTGACCTTTTGGATAGATTTCTTTCTATGAATCCAGACCCCAG TGGTCATGTTACCTATCATGATTTCTTGAGGGTTCTAAGACTCAAGGCCTGTACCTTTTCTGAAGAG ATATTTGCATTCATCGATGTTGACAAAAATCGAGCCATCACATTTAAGCAG tTCTTATTTGGATCAGCGCATGTCTTGAAGCAACGATTATTCCGGCAAGCCTGTGCATTAGCTTTTTCTGAATGTGTTTCTGAGGATAATATCTACGTTTTAGAACAGCAA TTTGGAGACACTATCAGGCCTGCAATCCCGGATTTGACTGAAAATGAG ATCCGTGAGCTGTTCAATCTTTTTGATACTGATCTTGATGGGAGAATCAGCAAGGACGATTTTTTCACCTGTCTAAGAAGAAATCCACTACTAATTGCCCTTTTCTCACCTTGCTTACTTAACAAGGACTTCTCAGAAGATGGTAATAGGTTGGTGGAGGAGATTGTGTAG
- the LOC133713382 gene encoding subtilisin-like protease SBT1.1, which produces MMVRAFLLFLAFMATTRTALMETQTYIVHMDKAKIPASDLKDQHYYYKAVMDSITELSSQEEEEEEGGKASAPQLLYIYNTAISGFAAKLSSNQLKSLSQIHGFLYATPDELLTLHTTHTPQFLGLQKGKGLWSAPNLASDVIIGVVDTGVWPEHVSFKDKGMSPVPSHWNGTCEQGTRFSHSNCNKKLIGARAFFQGYEAIVGRVNETVDYRSPRDSEGHGTHTASTAGGNVVKQASLFGLAKGSASGMSHSSRIAAYKACWPSGCANSDVTAAIDSAVSDGVDILSLSLGGLPKSYFRDNIAIASFGAVQHGVSVSSSAGNSGPFRSSVSNTAPWIMTVAASYTDRSFPVIVKLGNGQTYEGSSLYSGKKTKQLPLVYNRTAGGQGAEHCVDGSLDTKLVKGKIVACERGTHSRTEIGEEVKKAGGAGMLLLNNEAQGEELLADAHILPATSLGASASKAVRKYAGAAKKPTALLLFQGTVFGKTAPVMAAFSSRGPSSVGPDVIKPDVTAPGVNILAAWPAETSPTRLKSDKRKVLFNMVSGTSMSCPHVSGLAALIKSVHKDWSPAAIKSALMTTAYTLNNKGSPISDFGSKNQSANPFAFGSGHVDPESAADPGLIYDITSKDYLLYLCSLNYTSSQIALFSSGISNFTCPSNSAVLLQPGDLNYPSFSVVFKKGGMKMSVTYKRTVTNVGAINPSTYAVQVEAPIGVSVTVEPRKLVFKKMGEKLSYKVSFVGVSTKTNSSFGSLVWVSEKYRVRSPIAVIWV; this is translated from the coding sequence ATGATGGTTAGAGCATTCCTGTTGTTCTTGGCTTTCATGGCTACAACTAGAACAGCTCTGATGGAAACACAGACGTACATTGTTCACATGGACAAGGCGAAAATCCCTGCCTCGGATCTCAAAGATCAACACTACTACTACAAAGCAGTGATGGATTCCATTACCGAACTCTCATctcaagaagaagaggaagaagaaggtggCAAAGCATCAGCTCCTCAGCTTCTTTACATCTACAACACTGCTATTTCGGGTTTTGCAGCAAAGCTCTCAAGCAATCAACTCAAATCCTTGAGCCAAATCCATGGTTTCCTGTATGCCACACCCGATGAGCTTCTAACTCTCCACACCACACACACTCCTCAGTTTCTTGGCttacaaaaagggaaaggaCTTTGGAGTGCTCCCAACTTGGCCTCGGATGTGATCATTGGAGTTGTTGACACCGGAGTCTGGCCAGAACATGTTAGCTTCAAGGACAAAGGAATGTCCCCTGTACCCTCTCACTGGAACGGCACTTGTGAACAAGGCACAAGGTTCTCACACTCAAATTGTAACAAAAAGCTTATTGGTGCAAGAGCCTTTTTCCAAGGGTATGAGGCCATTGTCGGAAGAGTCAATGAAACAGTGGATTATAGATCCCCTCGTGACTCCGAAGGACATGGAACTCACACTGCTTCAACTGCAGGCGGTAATGTTGTCAAACAAGCAAGCCTATTTGGCTTAGCAAAGGGATCGGCCAGTGGAATGAGTCATTCTTCAAGAATTGCAGCCTATAAGGCCTGTTGGCCATCGGGGTGTGCTAACTCTGATGTAACGGCTGCTATTGACAGTGCTGTTTCTGATGGGGTAGACATTTTGTCACTCTCATTGGGAGGTCTTCCGAAATCTTATTTTCGTGACAATATTGCTATAGCTTCATTTGGTGCAGTCCAACACGGAGTTTCCGTGTCATCTTCAGCTGGAAATTCAGGTCCCTTTCGCTCAAGTGTTAGCAATACCGCACCTTGGATCATGACTGTTGCTGCTAGCTACACTGACCGAAGCTTCCCAGTGATTGTGAAGCTTGGGAATGGACAAACTTATGAAGGGTCATCACTATATTCAGGTAAGAAAACTAAGCAGTTGCCACTTGTGTATAACAGAACAGCAGGTGGCCAAGGAGCTGAGCATTGTGTCGATGGCTCGCTTGACACAAAGCTGGTGAAGGGAAAGATTGTAGCATGTGAGCGCGGAACACACAGCCGGACTGAAATTGGAGAGGAAGTGAAGAAAGCAGGAGGAGCCGGAATGCTTCTACTCAATAATGAAGCTCAAGGAGAGGAACTACTTGCTGATGCTCACATTTTGCCAGCCACTTCTCTTGGAGCTTCGGCTTCTAAAGCCGTGAGAAAATACGCAGGTGCAGCAAAGAAACCTACAGCTTTGCTTCTGTTCCAAGGCACGGTCTTTGGTAAAACTGCTCCGGTGATGGCAGCATTTTCATCTAGGGGGCCAAGCTCAGTTGGACCGGACGTGATCAAGCCCGATGTGACTGCTCCCGGTGTCAACATTTTGGCTGCTTGGCCAGCCGAGACTAGCCCAACCAGGCTTAAAAGTGACAAGAGAAAGGTGTTGTTTAACATGGTCTCAGGCACTTCAATGTCTTGCCCTCATGTTAGTGGCTTAGCTGCTCTTATCAAATCAGTGCACAAAGATTGGTCACCTGCAGCAATCAAATCTGCACTTATGACTACAGCTTATACACTGAACAACAAAGGCTCTCCGATTTCTGATTTTGGCTCAAAAAATCAATCAGCTAACCCTTTTGCATTTGGTTCGGGGCATGTCGACCCAGAAAGTGCTGCCGATCCAGGACTAATTTATGATATCACCAGCAAagattacttgctctatttATGTAGCTTGAATTACACATCTTCCCAAATAGCTCTTTTCTCCAGTGGGATTAGCAACTTCACCTGTCCTAGCAACAGTGCAGTTCTTCTTCAGCCCGGCGACTTGAACTACCCTTCATTCTCAGTGGTTTTCAAAAAAGGTGGAATGAAAATGAGTGTGACATACAAGAGGACAGTGACAAATGTTGGTGCCATTAACCCTAGTACTTATGCAGTGCAAGTGGAAGCACCCATTGGAGTATCAGTTACTGTTGAACCTAGGAAGTTGGTTTTTAAGAAGATGGGTGAGAAATTGAGCTACAAGGTGAGTTTTGTTGGAGTGAGTACTAAAACCAATTCCTCATTTGGATCCTTAGTTTGGGTGAGTGAGAAATATAGGGTTAGAAGTCCCATTGCAGTGATTTGGGTGTAA
- the LOC133715935 gene encoding subtilisin-like protease SBT4.14 has protein sequence MGSKRLSFHSLILLFHMILIDLVCVKGDEQHQKEFYVVYLGDHPADHEDSAAQTHMNVLSSVTGSYSGATESMVYSYTKSFNAFAAKLSSDEAEKLSRMDQVLSVTPNRYHKLHTTRSWNFIGLPLKAKRDLKSESDIIVGLFDTGITPESQSFKDEGFSPPPAKWKGTCGQFANFSGCNNKIIGARYFKLDGTPDPADILSPVDVDGHGTHTSSTLAGNLVPNANLSGLAKGTARGAVPSARVSMYKVCWASFGCSDMDILAAYEAAIHDGVDVISISIGGGGASYTLDSIAVGAFHAMKNGIITVASAGNDGPSLGSIVNHAPWLVTVAASGIDRQFISKVHLGNGKNFEGIGVSTFNPNKTLYPLVSGADVAQSSESKENARFCVEDSLDPKKVEGKIVFCQFRSWGTDSVIKGNGGVGTIVENDQFLDAAQIFMAPGTMVNSTIGESIDAYIHSERSPSAVIFKSQEAQKRAPYVASFSSRGPNPGSEHILKPDIAAPGIDILASYTPLKSLTGLDGDTQYSEFTLMSGTSMACPHVAGVAAYVKSFHPNWSQAAIRSAIMTTATPMSHRVNTEAEFAYGAGQVNPRKAVNPGLIYDMDEMSYIQFLCHEGYSGSSLAPLVGSKSINCSSLIPGLGYDALNYPTIQLSLKSSKQPTVAVFRRIVTNVGPASSTYNATIRAPKGVEITVKPMSLTFSHALQKRSFQVVVKANPMDSMQMVSGSLGWKSSRYTVRSPIVVYSPGN, from the exons ATGGGGAGCAAGAGACTCAGCTTCCATTCCcttattcttcttttccatATGATCCTAATAGACCTTGTTTGTGTCAAGGGAGATGAGCAACACCAAAAG GAGTTTTACGTTGTATATTTGGGGGATCACCCTGCTGATCATGAAGACTCTGCAGCCCAAACACATATGAATGTCCTCTCATCTGTAACAGGAAG CTATTCTGGTGCTACAGAGTCCATGGTTTATAGCTATACCAAGAGCTTCAATGCATTTGCTGCTAAGCTTTCCAGTGACGAAGCCGAAAAGCTATCAA GAATGGATCAAGTTCTCTCTGTGACTCCAAATAGGTATCACAAGCTGCACACAACAAGGTCATGGAACTTCATTGGGTTACCATTAAAAGCTAAAAGAGATTTAAAAAGTGAAAGTGACATTATAGTTGGTCTCTTTGATACAG GAATTACTCCAGAGTCCCAAAGCTTTAAGGATGAAGGCTTTAGTCCTCCACCAGCAAAATGGAAAGGAACTTGTGGCCAGTTTGCTAATTTCTCAGGATGCAACAA CAAAATCATAGGAGCTAGATACTTCAAGCTTGATGGCACTCCAGACCCAGCTGACATCTTATCTCCAGTGGATGTGGATGGACATGGGACTCACACATCATCGACCTTAGCTGGCAACCTAGTGCCGAATGCCAACCTCTCTGGCCTTGCTAAGGGCACTGCACGAGGGGCAGTGCCATCAGCTAGGGTGTCCATGTACAAAGTATGTTGGGCTAGTTTCGGCTGCTCTGACATGGACATTCTTGCTGCGTATGAAGCTGCCATACACGATGGCGTGGATGTCATATCGATTTCCATTGGTGGAGGGGGAGCCTCTTATACTTTGGATAGTATAGCAGTTGGTGCATTTCATGCCATGAAGAATGGTATTATTACAGTGGCCTCAGCTGGAAATGATGGGCCAAGTTTGGGGAGTATTGTCAACCATGCACCATGGTTGGTAACTGTGGCAGCTAGTGGCATTGATAGGCAGTTCATTAGCAAAGTTCATTTGGGCAATGGGAAGAATTTTGAA GGGATTGGAGTGAGCACATTTAATCCAAATAAGACGTTGTACCCTCTTGTTAGTGGGGCTGATGTAGCACAAAGCTCGGAAAGCAAAGAAAATGCAAG GTTCTGTGTTGAGGACTCATTAGACCCTAAAAAAGTAGAGGGAAAGATTGTTTTCTGCCAATTTAGATCTTGGGGTACAGATTCTGTCATTAAAGGAAATGGAGGAGTTGGTACCATTGTTGAAAATGATCAATTTCTCGATGCTGCTCAAATATTCATGGCACCGGGAACCATGGTTAACTCTACAATTGGCGAAAGCATTGATGCCTATATACATTCAGAAAG ATCACCATCAGCAGTTATATTCAAGTCACAAGAAGCACAAAAACGTGCTCCATATGTTGCTTCATTTTCATCCAGGGGTCCAAATCCAGGATCAGAACACATTCTCAAG CCTGATATTGCAGCACCTGGGATTGACATTTTGGCATCTTACACTCCATTGAAGTCACTTACTGGGTTGGATGGCGACACACAATACTCAGAATTCACACTCATGTCTGGAACTTCAATGGCATGCCCACATGTTGCTGGTGTAGCAGCATATGTTAAGTCATTTCACCCGAATTGGTCTCAAGCTGCAATAAGATCTGCCATCATGACCACAG CAACACCGATGAGCCATAGAGTGAACACAGAAGCAGAATTCGCCTATGGTGCTGGTCAAGTGAACCCGAGAAAAGCTGTGAATCCAGGCTTAATCTATGACATGGATGAAATGTCATACATTCAGTTCCTATGCCATGAAGGCTATAGTGGCTCCTCATTAGCCCCTTTAGTTGGCTCAAAGTCCATAAACTGCTCCTCGTTGATTCCTGGACTCGGCTACGATGCTCTCAACTATCCCACCATCCAGCTCAGCTTGAAAAGCAGCAAGCAACCGACAGTAGCTGTTTTCAGAAGAATTGTCACTAATGTTGGTCCTGCTAGTTCCACATACAATGCCACCATCAGAGCACCAAAGGGAGTGGAAATCACTGTCAAACCCATGAGTCTGACTTTCTCTCATGCTTTGCAAAAGAGGAGCTTCCAAGTTGTGGTGAAGGCGAATCCGATGGACAGTATGCAAATGGTGTCTGGCTCGCTCGGATGGAAAAGCTCTAGGTACACTGTGAGGAGTCCCATTGTGGTTTACAGTCCAGGAAATTAA